In Aeromicrobium wangtongii, the DNA window GCTTTGACGTCGACCTGGTGCCCCGGCTGCTGGACGACGTGACCCTGCTGGCGGGCGAGGCCCGGTTCCGCCACGTGTACACCCGTCCCGGCGCCGCCGACGAGGTCGCCGCCCGCTGGCGCTCCGAGCTGGGCGATCGTGCCGTCGTCCGCACCCAGGACGGCATCGAGGACTGGTTCGGCCCGATCTCGGACGATGTCCGTGGACGCATCGGCGACGTCGTGGTGGCCTCGCTGGGCGACTTCGCGGTGTTCTCGTCGCGGGAGTTCGGTGTCGAGCTGAAGATGACAGGCTTCCACGGCTCGATCACCGAGGCCGAGCTGCGCATCCCGGTGCTCGTCGCCACCTGAGCCAGGGGTTTTCCGGCCGGTTCAGTCGAAGGGGAGCAGCTCGGTGTTGGCCAGACGCCCGGTGGCGCGGGCCCGCGCCGCGGTGAGCGCGAGCCGGTGGTGCTGGCGGCACAGCACCTCGTAGGCGACCTCCGGCGGCTCGTCCGCCGCGTCGAGCTCCTCGACATCGCCCACCACGACGACCTCGCCCTCGGTGACCATGACGCCGTTCTCGGTGCGCGCGTTGTGGGTGGCGCGCTTGCCGCACCAGCACAGCGCCTCGACCTGCAGCACCTCGGTGCGATCGGCGAGCTCCACGAGGCGGGCGGCGCCCGGGAACAGCCGGGTGCGGAAGTCGGTCAGGATCCCGAAGCAGAACACGTCGATGCGCAGCTCGTCGACGATCTTGGCCAGCTGCTCGACCTGCAGGGGGGAGTAGAACTGGGCCTCGTCGCACACCAGGTAGTCGACCTTGGAGCCCTGCGTGAGCCTGCCGACGATGAACGCCCAGAAGTCGAAGTCCGGACCGACCTCGACGGCGGGGTGCGAGAGGCCGAGGCGGCTGGTCAGCACCGCCGACCCGGTGCGGTCATTGCTGACGAAGATGATCCCGGCGCGGCCCCGGGCGGCATGGTTGTGATTGGTCTGCAGCGCGAGGGTCGACTTGCCGGCGTCCATCGTGCCTGTCCAGAACGTCAGTGCCGCCACGGGAGCATTCTGTCATCCGCCGCACGGACCACGCCGGTCAGTCCGACTTGTCGCCGAACATGATCTCGTCCCAGCTGGGCACGCGGCGTCGTTCATGGCGTTTCTTGCGGGGACCCATGGTGTCGGGCACCGCGACGTTCTCGTCCAGTGCCTCCTCGAAGCCGTGGCCGACCTCGGGGGCGGGGAGCGGCTCGGGCTGGTCCAGATCGCCCAGCGCCAGCTGTTCGAGGGCCCGGCGATCGCGGGCCGCCTTGAGCGAGGAGACGCCGCTGAGGGTCTCCTCCTCGGCGGGCTCGATGGGTTCGGGGATCTCGACGGCGGGGGGCGCGACGGGCGCGGCGGCCTCCGGCTCGGCCGGGGGAGTCGTGGCGCGGACCGCGTCGGCGATGGCCATGTCGGTCGAGTCCGGCAGCGCCACGTCGCCGACCAGCTCGTGGGCGGCCTCGTCCTCGGGCAGGACGTAGCGGCTCTTCGCATCGAACACGAAGGTTGCGACCTCGGTGGCGCCGTGCGGCGTCACCACGACGGTCCACCGGCCGTCCTCGCGTCGCCAGGAGTCCCAGGCGGCCTCCTCGGGCACGCCGCCGGAGGAGACGAGGTGCTCGGTGACCAGGGTGCCCATCAGCACACCGGCACCGCTGACGTGCTTGCGGCGCACCGCGGTCTTGCGAGCCTGCTCGCAGATGAACTCGCGCTCGGCCAGGACCGGGCCGGCGAATCCCTCGATCTGGGCCAGCGGGACACCGGCGGAGTCGGCGACCGACTGCGGTGACTCACCACGTCGGATGCGGGTCTGGATGTCACGTGGGCTGAGTGTGCTGGGCATGCGGATCTCCATCTGGCCGGAGGTGCTTCCGTTGCGGGAGGGCGTGCCGATCAGGGACGTGAGGCGGTGATCAGCGGGGATGCGGTACTGGGCGCCGGTGGTGACGTCGCGCGCGATGAGGAATCGTCCGTCCTCGCTCAATCGGTCAAGACTGAGATCTCGCATTCCATCGCCTCCGACTGTCACGACTTCGGGTGGGCGTTCACCCGGACCGTGTCCCCATCCTAGGCGGGCGAGGAGGTAGATGTTCGCGGCGCGCCGACAGGCGATAGCGTCGTCGAGTGTCATCCACCCTCCTGCTGATCCTCGAGCTGTTCGGGATCGCCGTGTTCGCCTCCACCGGCGCCCTGGTGGGCGTGCGCAAGGAGCTGGACGTCTTCGGGGTCGCTGTCCTGGCACTCATGACGGGGCTGGGCGGCGGCGTGCTGCGCGATCTGCTGATCGGCAGCGTGCCACCCAATGCGCTGGAGGACTGGCGCTACCTGGTGGTGCCGTTCGTGACCGCGCTGGTGGTGTTCATGTTCCACCCCGTGTTCGGCCGGCTCGAGCGGGAGATCATGCTGCTGGACGCGTTGGGGCTGTCGTTGTTCTGTGTCACGGGTGCGGTGACCGCCGGGGCGGCCGGTCTCAACGTCCTGTCGGCATCTGCGCTGGGCATGCTGACCGGCGTCGGTGGCGGCATGATGCGCGATGTCGCGTCGGGGCGCGTCCCGGTGATCTTCCGCGGCGATCTCTACGCGACCCCGGCCTTCGCCGGTGCGCTCATCGCCTCGGTCGTGCACGCGATGGACGGGTCCCCGTGGTGGTACGCCGTCGCAGGCGCGACCTGCCTGGTCTGGCGGGTGCTGGCCCTGCTGCGCGGCTGGTCGGCGCCGCTGCCACCGGGCACCCTGCGCGGCTGAACCGCCGCGCCGGCTCAGCGCCTCGGCAGGACCCGGTCGAACTCGGCGTCGTGGTTGCCGAAGCGGTGGTTGGTGATCGAGATGGCCTGCTCCTGCAGGAAGGGCAGCGCCTCGATCCGTCCGGACGGAGTGACCGGGCCGGCGTGGATCGCGACATCGGGATCTCCGTCGAGGACGGTCGCCAGCTCGACGGGGTCGGTGCCGATCAGGCGGATGCGAGCGGGTCGCTCGGCCGCCGCGCGTGCCAGCCACTGCTCGTGGCTCTCGACCCGGGCGTCCGGCGCGATCGTCCCCGGCAGCGGGGAACGGGTGCTGACCGTGACGGATGCGCCGGCGCGTGCCGCGGCCAGCAGGACGCGGACCAGCTCGGGCAGCGAGCCGTCGAACCGGATCGCCACCGGCACGGGCACGTACCGGAACACGTTGCGCTCGACCTCCAGCCCTGAGACGTCCCGGGCGATGCCGTACTCGCCGGTCCATGCGATCTGGTCGGAGCGCGCCGCGGCCAGCGCCTGGTCGCGGTCGGTGGGCGACAGGTGGGGCTCGGCTGCTGCCAGGAGGGCCTCGACCGCCGGCGACAGCGTCACCTGCTCCGACCTGGGCTGCAGCGGCTGCGGGTGCCAGGTGCCGAGCCGGGTCAGGTAGTTGGGGCCGCCGGCCTTCGCGGTGGTGCCCACCGACGATCGCTTCCAGCCGCCGAACGGCTGGCGTCGGACGATCGCGCCGGTGGTGCCCCGGTTGACGTACAGGTTGCCGGCCTCGACGGCGTCGAGCCAGGTGTTGACCTCGTCGGCGTCCAGCGAGTGCAGACCGGCGGTCAGCCCGTAGTCGGTCGCGTTCTGCCACGCGATGGCCTCGGCGAGGTCCGCGGCGTGCATGATGCCCAGCACGGGCCCGAAGTACTCGGTCGTGTGGAACCGGCTTCCGGGCTGCACCCCGGTGCGGATGCCGGGGGACCAGACCCGGCGGTCGGTCCCGATCTGCCGGGGCTCCAGCAGCCAGCCCTGGCCCGGCTCGAGGGTGGTCAGGCCCTCCTCGAGCTTGCCGGTGGGCGGCTCGATGACCGGCCCCATCGTGACCTCCGGATCGTCCGGGTGCCCGATCTTGAGTGATGACACGGCATCGACGAGCTGGCGCCGGAAACGCTCCGACTCGGCGACCGAGCCGACCAGGATCGCCAGGCTCGCCGCGGAGCACTTCTGCCCTGCGTGCCCGAAGGCGCTCTTGACCAGGTCGGCGACGGCCAGGTCGATGTCGGCGCTCGGGGTGATGACGATCGAGTTCTTGCCGCTGGTCTCGGCCAGCAGCGGCAGGTCGGGGCGCCAGGAACGGAACAGCTGTGCGGTCTCCCACCCGCCGGTGAGGATGACCCGGTCGACCTCGGGGTGGGCGACCAGCGACTGGCTGAGTGCGCCCTCGTCGAGCGTCACGTACCGCAGGACGTCGCGTGGAACGCCGGCCTGCCAGAGCGCCTCGACCATGACCGCCGCGCACCGGCGGGTCTGCGGCGCGGCCTTGATGATGACGGCGCTGCCGACCGCCAGCGCTGCCAGGACGGAGCCGGCCGGGATCGCGACGGGGAAGTTCCACGGGGGGATGACCACGGTCAGCCGGTCGGGCACGAGCTCCGCCCCGTCGACGACGTCCAGGGCCAGCGCGGACTCGGCGTAGTAGTTGGCGAAGTCGATCGCCTCGCTGACCTCGACATCGGCCTCGGCGATGGTCTTGCCGGCCTCCGCGGCCATGATCGAGACGAGGTCGCCCCGGCGGGCACCGAGGGCGGCTGCAGCCTCGTGCAGGATGCGGGCGCGGTCCGCCGCTCCACGGGCGTGCCACGGCTGCGCGGCGGCGCGGGCGTCCTGCACGATCGCCTCGAGCTCGACCGGTCCTGGGACGACGCCTGCGCCGACTGTCTCCGCGCCGACCTCGGTGGACGCGGCGCGGGCCAGGACGAGCCGTCCCCACTCGCGGTTGGCTGCGGTCGAGGGGTCGGTGTCAGGCGTGTTGGCGAACGGGCCGGGCGACGCCGTGGGTGTGTCGGTCAGTCGGTCCTGGACGCGGTGGGGCCGTGGCACGGAGCTGTCCAGGGCCTCCACCGATCGCACGAACCGCTCGACCTCGCGGGCCTGCAGCGACGGGTTGCTGGCCAGCTCGAAGGCCGCCGACATGAAGTTGTCGCTGCTGGCGTTCTCCTCCAGCCGCCGCACGAGATACGAGATCGCCACGTCGAACTCGCTGGGGTGCACGACCGGGGTGTAGAGCAGGAGCTGGCCGATGTCGCCGCGCACGGCGTCGACCGGACCGGTGTCCATGCCCAGCAGCATCTCGAAGTCGACCGACTGGCGGACGCCGCGATCACCGGCGAGCAGCCAGGCGTACGCCACGTCGAACAGGTTCTGGCCGGCGACCCCGATGCGCACGGCATCGACCCGCTCCGGGGTCAGCGCCCAGTGCAGCACCCGCTTGTAGTTGGTGTCGGTCTTCGGCTTGCTCGACCAGGTCGCCAGCGGCCAGCCGTGCATCGCCGCGTCGACCCGCTCCATGGCCAGGTTGGCGCCCTTGACGATGCGCACCTTGATGGGCGCTCCGCCGGCGGCGCGGCGCTCCGCGGCCCAGTCCTGGAGCCGCTGCATGGCACCCAGCGCGTCGGGCAGGTAGGCCTGCAGCACGATGCCGGCCTCGAGATCGGGGAAGGACTGCAGGATCGTCGTGAACACCGCGACCGTCAGGTCGAGGTCCTTGTACTCCTCCATGTCCAGGTTGATGAAGGTCGGCTCGCCGCTGGCCGCCTGCTCGTACAGCGGCGTGAGCTGCTTGACGACGCGCTGCACCGATTCGTCGAAGGCCCACATCGACAGCTGGCTCGCGACGGCGGACACCTTGATCGACACATAGTCCACGTCCTCGCGGCGCAGCAGCTCCAGCGTGCCGTCACGGCGGCGAGCCGCCTCCCCGTCGCCCAGGACGGCCTCGCCCAGGAGGTTCAGGTTGAGCCGGTCGCCGCCGGCCCGCAACTTCTTGATCGTCCGGTCGAGCCGGCGCGGGCGGGCGTCGACCACGAGGTGGCCGACCATGCCGCGCAGGGTGCGCCGTGCGATCGCGACGACCAGGCCCGGCAGCGCCAGCGACACGACGGCGCCGGTCCTCAGCAGCGCCTTCTGCGTCCACGGCAGGAACGCCGGCAGGTCGCGCACGAGATGACGCAGGTTGCGTGCCGCGACGTGATGGTCGTCGGGGCGGACGACCCGGTCGACGAACCCGATCGTGAACTGCAGGCCGTGCGGATCCTTGAGCAGAGTCGCGAGGCGGCCGGCTGCCGCGTCACGGCGGCGTCCCCTGGGTCGCTCCGCCTCGGTCCAGGTGCGGACGAGCTCGATGCTGCGTTCTGCGAGTGTGATCTGGGTCATCGTGCACTCAACTTTAGTGACTGTCGGCGCTCCCGCTCACCTGCGCTTCGCGGGTTCTCGTGGGGACCGCCCAGGCGACGGCGGTGCCTGCCAGCCCGGCGACCAGCGGCACCAGGAAGCCGGCTGAGGCTCCGTGGGAGTCGATCAGGGAGCCGGCCACGGCGGCGCCGGGGGCGACGCCCACCGCCATGCCCGTGGTGGTCCAGGTGAGCGCCTCGGTCAGCCGTGAGGCGGGCACCTGCGTCTCCACCAGGTGGACCATCGCGATGAGCGCCGGGGAGATCATGAAGCCGCCCAGGAACATCATCACGGCCAGCAGGGGGATGTCCGACACGAGCGCCATCGGGCCGAACACCACGCTCAGCAGCAGGATCGAGACGCGCAGGCGCCGCACGGGATCCACCGCCTGGGGGAGGGCGCCGACCGCGACACCGGCCAGCAGGCTGCCGGCGGCCCAGACGGCCAGCACCACCCCGGCCGCATCCTTGTGGCCCTGCTCGTCGACGAATGCGGCGATGATGACCTCGGCCGATCCGAAGACGATCCCCAGTGCCACCGCGACGGCGACCAGGGGCCACAGGCCGCGCCAGTTCAGCGGCGGGGCATGGCTCGTGCGGCGTCCTGCCGGCGGTGGGGCGGAGCCGCGCTGGAGGGCCAGCGCCCAGCTGCCCAGCAGTGCGGCCGCTGCCGCGCAGAGGAGTCCTGAGTACTCCGAGACCTGGTAGGTCAGGAAGGTGACCAGCACCGGCCCGACGATGAACACGGCCTCGTCGAGCACCGCCTCGATGGAGAAGGCGGTGTTGAGCCGGGTGCGGTCGCCGATGACGTGGATCCAGCGTGCCCGCACCATGCTGCCGGTCTGCGGCGTCGCGAGGCCGGCCAGCACCGCGCACGCGTGCGGCCACGGCGCCGACCAATTCTCCTCGATCGAGTACAGGAAGGCTGCGATGCCCACGGCGTAGACCAGGCCGACGACCCACAGCACCCGCCCCTGGCCGAAACGATCGGCCAGACGTCCCTGGAGCGGACCGAACGCGGCCGCGGACAGGACGTACGCCGCCGACATGACCCCGGCCTGGCGGAACGAGTCCGTGCGCCCCTCCACCAGCAGGACGATGCCCAGCCCCGCCATCGACAGCGGCAGCCTGGACCACAGGGCGGTGAACGAGAACAGCGCGGCACCCGGGTACGCCAGGGCCTCGCGGTACTTCCTCAGCATGGTTTCCTCTCGCTCGGGGCCGGACCGGCCAGCAAGGCAGAGTATCGGCTCCGGTGAGAGGATGAGGCCATGGATGTTCGCCCGTTCGACGCACTGCTGCTGGTCTCTTTCGGAGGCCCCGAGCGCCCCGAGGATGTTGTCCCGTTCCTGGAGAACGTGACGGCCGGGCGCGGGATCCCGCGCGAACGGCTCGAGGAGGTCGGG includes these proteins:
- a CDS encoding thymidine kinase, producing MAALTFWTGTMDAGKSTLALQTNHNHAARGRAGIIFVSNDRTGSAVLTSRLGLSHPAVEVGPDFDFWAFIVGRLTQGSKVDYLVCDEAQFYSPLQVEQLAKIVDELRIDVFCFGILTDFRTRLFPGAARLVELADRTEVLQVEALCWCGKRATHNARTENGVMVTEGEVVVVGDVEELDAADEPPEVAYEVLCRQHHRLALTAARARATGRLANTELLPFD
- the sepH gene encoding septation protein SepH, whose translation is MTLDDAIACRRAANIYLLARLGWGHGPGERPPEVVTVGGDGMRDLSLDRLSEDGRFLIARDVTTGAQYRIPADHRLTSLIGTPSRNGSTSGQMEIRMPSTLSPRDIQTRIRRGESPQSVADSAGVPLAQIEGFAGPVLAEREFICEQARKTAVRRKHVSGAGVLMGTLVTEHLVSSGGVPEEAAWDSWRREDGRWTVVVTPHGATEVATFVFDAKSRYVLPEDEAAHELVGDVALPDSTDMAIADAVRATTPPAEPEAAAPVAPPAVEIPEPIEPAEEETLSGVSSLKAARDRRALEQLALGDLDQPEPLPAPEVGHGFEEALDENVAVPDTMGPRKKRHERRRVPSWDEIMFGDKSD
- a CDS encoding trimeric intracellular cation channel family protein, producing the protein MSSTLLLILELFGIAVFASTGALVGVRKELDVFGVAVLALMTGLGGGVLRDLLIGSVPPNALEDWRYLVVPFVTALVVFMFHPVFGRLEREIMLLDALGLSLFCVTGAVTAGAAGLNVLSASALGMLTGVGGGMMRDVASGRVPVIFRGDLYATPAFAGALIASVVHAMDGSPWWYAVAGATCLVWRVLALLRGWSAPLPPGTLRG
- a CDS encoding proline dehydrogenase family protein, which encodes MTQITLAERSIELVRTWTEAERPRGRRRDAAAGRLATLLKDPHGLQFTIGFVDRVVRPDDHHVAARNLRHLVRDLPAFLPWTQKALLRTGAVVSLALPGLVVAIARRTLRGMVGHLVVDARPRRLDRTIKKLRAGGDRLNLNLLGEAVLGDGEAARRRDGTLELLRREDVDYVSIKVSAVASQLSMWAFDESVQRVVKQLTPLYEQAASGEPTFINLDMEEYKDLDLTVAVFTTILQSFPDLEAGIVLQAYLPDALGAMQRLQDWAAERRAAGGAPIKVRIVKGANLAMERVDAAMHGWPLATWSSKPKTDTNYKRVLHWALTPERVDAVRIGVAGQNLFDVAYAWLLAGDRGVRQSVDFEMLLGMDTGPVDAVRGDIGQLLLYTPVVHPSEFDVAISYLVRRLEENASSDNFMSAAFELASNPSLQAREVERFVRSVEALDSSVPRPHRVQDRLTDTPTASPGPFANTPDTDPSTAANREWGRLVLARAASTEVGAETVGAGVVPGPVELEAIVQDARAAAQPWHARGAADRARILHEAAAALGARRGDLVSIMAAEAGKTIAEADVEVSEAIDFANYYAESALALDVVDGAELVPDRLTVVIPPWNFPVAIPAGSVLAALAVGSAVIIKAAPQTRRCAAVMVEALWQAGVPRDVLRYVTLDEGALSQSLVAHPEVDRVILTGGWETAQLFRSWRPDLPLLAETSGKNSIVITPSADIDLAVADLVKSAFGHAGQKCSAASLAILVGSVAESERFRRQLVDAVSSLKIGHPDDPEVTMGPVIEPPTGKLEEGLTTLEPGQGWLLEPRQIGTDRRVWSPGIRTGVQPGSRFHTTEYFGPVLGIMHAADLAEAIAWQNATDYGLTAGLHSLDADEVNTWLDAVEAGNLYVNRGTTGAIVRRQPFGGWKRSSVGTTAKAGGPNYLTRLGTWHPQPLQPRSEQVTLSPAVEALLAAAEPHLSPTDRDQALAAARSDQIAWTGEYGIARDVSGLEVERNVFRYVPVPVAIRFDGSLPELVRVLLAAARAGASVTVSTRSPLPGTIAPDARVESHEQWLARAAAERPARIRLIGTDPVELATVLDGDPDVAIHAGPVTPSGRIEALPFLQEQAISITNHRFGNHDAEFDRVLPRR
- a CDS encoding MFS transporter, producing the protein MLRKYREALAYPGAALFSFTALWSRLPLSMAGLGIVLLVEGRTDSFRQAGVMSAAYVLSAAAFGPLQGRLADRFGQGRVLWVVGLVYAVGIAAFLYSIEENWSAPWPHACAVLAGLATPQTGSMVRARWIHVIGDRTRLNTAFSIEAVLDEAVFIVGPVLVTFLTYQVSEYSGLLCAAAAALLGSWALALQRGSAPPPAGRRTSHAPPLNWRGLWPLVAVAVALGIVFGSAEVIIAAFVDEQGHKDAAGVVLAVWAAGSLLAGVAVGALPQAVDPVRRLRVSILLLSVVFGPMALVSDIPLLAVMMFLGGFMISPALIAMVHLVETQVPASRLTEALTWTTTGMAVGVAPGAAVAGSLIDSHGASAGFLVPLVAGLAGTAVAWAVPTRTREAQVSGSADSH